The nucleotide sequence AACATTGTCTCCCAGAGGTTTGACTCCAATACTATTATCACGGATTGAGGaactaatataatattcagtGTTTCGACTGCAAATGGCCAACCTACAATAACCATCTATGATTGGGGACTAGGAGATGGCCTTGAACAAGATTCCGAAATTCTTCCACCAGGCATTAAACAACGGTTaaaaattgagaaattttgTCAGAAAGTCTCGAAAACATTATATGGAAATAGCTCTGAGATGACAGGAGTCTTATCTAACATCGATGAACAAATTTCAGTAACTAATATGCTCGAACATCAATACCAACAATTAGAGTCCGAGAGTGTTACGTTCTCATGTAAGTACCTTCTTTGGCAATAATTCTTTCTTATCCATACGGCTCACAATTCTAGCACTTAATAAGCTATATTTACTTGCCGCTCGACTTCATTTGCACACCTTTGCTTTTTATGTCCCCGAATTCTCACCAAACCACTTAACCGCCATTTCTTCGGCATACAATTCTGCCACAAGATTTATTCAAGCACTTCTGGACTACGATCTTCATTCCGAAGCAATCCTTCCTTATTGCTCGTATTACATCCTCAAAAATCTGATATGCGCATCGTGTGTTCTCCTAAAGATATTAAACACCACATATGCCATGCAATTCGATAGTACGCAAGGGAGATCCCTCTTCAATGCCGCGATCTTGGCGTTGAGATCTACAAGCTTAGCTACAAATGACTTTTCGGATCGCATCGCTGAGGCACTGGCCAGAATGTGGAGGAGTGCTGGGTCAGGGGATTTGAACCGAAGGCGCGAGGACTTTTCCCCtatagatataaaaattcaatctaGAATGTCTATAAGCCATGTTCATGATTGCTTTCTACGTTGGAGAAAAACAATTAATCCCCCAGCGACTGTAAAAACTAGCAAGTTCTCCCCAACCCCACCTCTCCATTTCCCTcgttccaatttcttcaattctaaCTCCCGGATAGTCCCAGATACCAATAGCAATGGCCCCATGAATAGTTCCGATACCTCATACAACAATATGAATGGTGATGTTATGCAACAAGATCAAAACGCCACTGCAACCTATTTCCAGCCTGGATCTTTAGAAGAAGCGATGAATTTTCCACCTATGATTGcggattttgatttgctgAATTCACTGGATTGGAATTTCGATGAGAATTTACTTGCCACTTGGACATGAGTGAGTACGCTCGCCGTGTGATGGCGTATCTATACAAAAATCACTCTTGGGACTCTCCACTGCGATGAAGATGCAGGTGTCAGCTTCCGAGTCAATTCGAAGAGCTGTAGGAACTGGTTCCGGCTTCATGTTTAGGATAAGATGAGTGCATGGGGAGGCCGAGGACTTTGATAGCTCAAGGGTTATCATCTAATATATGGGAAGATAAGGAGTGAACGAATGGAGGTGGCATCATGGAATAATCTCCAAGAACTTCTACTATTACCTGTCCGGactttaaatttatatccACAAAAGTCGCGGATTCAAGACACCGCGAAGTACGAGCCGAGAAATTGCTCCATTGTTATCATTTGATTGGCAGTCacatattcaaaaattcaaacaaatataatcATAATCCCTGAACATGTGTAAAATCGTTGTTTTATTTCTCGCAGATCGCTTATTGATTGCATTCCACACCGAGTCCTCGTTTTCCCACCCCATAAATCCCACTCTTAGAATTTTGACCCATTCCTATTcagtcttctctttctcattgaAGTAAGAATCACAACGCCAATATATAACACCCCCATAAACGCAGCGATAACTGCATAAGCTATTTCGCCGTTCCGTGTATTGGCAGCCAGCTGCAATCCCAATCCACCATTAATCACAGCCAGGACAATTAATATCCTACCATACCATAAATGGATATGCCCAAACATTCCTCGTTTTTGAGCTCGCATATATCTCCAGTGATGGATGAGTCCGAGAAATGGTTGGATGAAGAATAAAACAACTAATATGATACCGAAGATCATGTGGGTTGTATTTGATATCTATGGATTGTGAGCTGGGAATTtttcaagagagaaaagagaaaaataagAAACTTACAGTTTTCCCTAGAGATGGAGTAACAGCAGCACCTGTGACAGCTGCGGAATCAGAACCCGATGATccagaattagaattagacCCAGACCCAGACCCAGAATCCGAAGTCGAAGTAGGACGGCCAAACCCCCCAGTATAAGTGCCAGTAGCAGTAGCCCAAGGAGGTGTACCCGTAAACGTGCTGCTTCCAAAACTTCCAAACTGTCTCTTCGCGATTTCATCAATGACAATACGTTTTGCGAGTGTTGTTGATTCGCCAAATGAGCCATACTTTAATCCTGCAAGTTTGATTCCCAAGCCTAGACCTACAaccaagaaggaaaaggacaAAATTTGGAGAATGGCGTGGAGCCAAGGTCGACCAAAAACTCGCATGGAAAGTGCGCCAAGAGGGAATAGTAACACTACTGTTATTCCCATGATGATTCCATGTGCCATGTCATATGTTTGAATGGGAGAAAGTCCACTGGAGCTAGAAGAACTGGATGAGCTTGACGAGCCCGTGGAGTTACCACTGGAAGAAGTCGTAGCTGCAGAAGTCGAAGTGAAAGGATTCGAATCAGATTCCAACTGAGCTTGCGACAGGTCAAAAGTAAATGATTTATGGTTAGATCCCGAATGTTGTCTAATGGATGTCGAAGTATCGGTAGTATCAAGAGCAGAGCCAGAATTCCATGCTGCTATCcaatttgaagatgtggatgttgTGGATGATAATTTAGAGCTACAACTTGTGCAGAGAACATTGGCGACCATGTTTCCATCCACAATGCCACTTCCGGAAAGTAATTCGACGGTTATGCTACTGTCATACTTCGGTTCGACCTGTCCGGTTCCTTTTCGAGGAGACAGCGTCACATTGCCAGTACCATCGGAATACATAACGAAGATGGTACTTCCGGACATTTGGGAACCTATGCCAAGAGCAACCCATTGATATGAGGTTGGTGCCGTGAGTTGAAAGTAGACATTGTTTGAATTACTTGAAGAGATTCCGACAGAGTAAGAGGGACCACCAGAAGTAGCAGAATATGTTGCGAGAGAATAAGCAGTGGGGACTACGATATAAGTCAGTGATCTCTACTCCAGTCAGGCTTTGGGTGGTACATACCGATGCTTATGATCGAGGCTAGGAACGAGACAAAATTAATTAGCTTCATgttaaatattcaaatgtATTTCATCACAGtatcgatttcaatattgtatCAAAGATAGGTTCATTATTCAATAAGGGGGACTACGGGGTTTTAACATCGAAAATGTTTGAGGATGCCGAAGAAGcaaaatcataataaaaGGAATTTCTACAAACTGCTTACGAAATGGCGTCCGCAGCTTGATTCCTTATGCAAGTTCAACCaaccaaaatcaattgaataaacAACTGCAGTTGAAACAGATCCCGCATCTAAGCTTACCTTCCCGCATCATCGTATTGGTAGTACAATTATAGTTTTACATGTAGATTTAGCATCATAGACGTGCAATCAAAACTTTGATGTGTTCTTAAAAAAGCGCTAATCTCAGACATCCTCTGATAAACTGATAGATCTACAGGACGTGCGTGATTTTTAGTATGCCAGATTCCCATTTTAACATTGTCATAGAGATCCCGGACGGTCAATGCTCTTGTCAGAAGTTTGGTGGAAGTTTGAGTTGTAGGAACAGTCGATTCAGCCAAGTGAATTTGGTATTTATTCGGCTCATGTGGTGTTTTGTGTGGAAAATCGTaatgatatggatggataagaaatattgattgcGCGTCCATGCGTATGCCAAGTAATTGTGAGGTATACCGGTAAGGCTGGGACGTGATACCGAGTATCAGTGGGAAACGCAACACAGAAGACTGTACTATGTAAATGGGGCTGATATGTCGGGGTTTTGTAATGGGGAAGTCCGATTCCACCTTGTGTGCGGATACAGAGCCCTGTGTCCGGACAAATAGATTCAAGTCTTTAGCGGGGCAATGTTTTTTAtggaattagaaatcaaTAGCTACAAAGAAACATGAAGTATCGAGCTTTAAAAGTAAAGAGATGATTGGCGGAATGAAAAATCGAGATACATCAGTGAAACACATGGCCAATATGGTGCTTTGATATTTACGACAACGCAGaacaaaaataatagaaCATAACCATGGATGCACACGctgaaaaagcaaaaaaaataaaataacaaTTAATAGTATTCAATGACGTATCTCACTGGAGATCCCAAAAACACGGCTGCTCTCGCAAAACTTCATGCCCGATGCCCTGGACGCAACCCGAATGCTCTTCTCTAAAATTGATGTTGCAACTTCCCTATCCGCTGTAGGTTTATCGCTAGCGACCATACCCAATACATCGTAAGCATTCGGTTTCCTATGGCTCCACTAAGTTCATCAAGCCTCTCTCTAAACGCGCGAGATCCAATGCCGCATTCTGAAAGGCGCGAAGTGCGGGCCATTGAATCCAATTTGAATGAAAGGCTCGAATATTTACTGGGcttttcttcaaaaagaaaaagaaaagaaaagaaaaggacTATGCTATTAGCAATCTGTTGCCTCGAAAAATTCGATTTTCTGGGACTCTGTCGTGCTTCTTCCGCAGCCAACCTATTGCACCGAGTGACCTCAAAGACTGCGTGGATCTCATGTTTTCATGAGCTTTTCCGAATCTTCTGTCTTCCAAAATTTTACCCAATAACCGTCTTAACTCGGACTAAGAACTCAGTATTCCCTCCTTTCGAAACGCCCAGAAATTCGCTCCAACTCTTTCATAAGAGAATCCAACGATTCGCTTGCTCTCCTGGCATTGTCTTCGTCCACTTTTTTCTTATATTCCGTCTCTCTTGCTTCCGCATTCTTTGCGGCTTCGCTTTCGCTCGATCCCTTCCTATAGGAATAGCGTCTTTCTCGCTTCCCCTCGTATGTATATTTACCCGATGCCTTTGATGTTTGAGATCCCGCGTTACTTGATACTTTCTCATACCGACGATCGTAAACATTTCGTTGGTCTTTATCAGATAGCACCTCGTACGCGGTTCTGACCTTGCAATAAATTAGCATTTAAGATCCTTTCTGGGTTCCCCTATTGTTAGACGAGAAATATTCAACctttataaattcattcGTTGGCCCACCATTGTTTTTGTCAGGGTGGTACGTTTTAGCCAAAGCGAAGAAAgcattttttatatcttgcGCAACAGCATTGCGAGAAATTCCAAGAGCTGCGTAGTGATCTGGTATTAGTTGATCCATACTTCAAATCTGGGGAAAGGATCGCTTTGGGGTATTCATACTCCCATTGTGGGCATGGCCCACTCTTGCCTGCACTTTAGGATGCTTGTCGTGACCCGCAATTCTGCATAAGGGTGTGGCCAAATGTTACGTGTCAGTGCTTCATTGCAATAGAAAAAGTTTTAATGAGGTAGCAAACATAACCAAGGCGGTTTGATAGCAATTCCACATGTTAATGTGCAAAGTTCCTGAGAAAGCAGTGAACTCAAAATGCAGGGGAACTGTGTCAGCTCATGACTGCATTAGATCTAGGATATAAGACACAATAATGCCGCTTGATAAACGGCATATGATCAGAATGAGTCGTGTATGAAGTGATAGAATTTACCCAGAACTAGGAAGATTTTCATTAGCCTACCATAGCATATGAAACCATCTCCATTACTTTATATTAAGAAGATGCACAAGCTCTTCGTCTCTTTAAAAGCTTGTGATGTCACTCTAATCACTTTTGttctttcaaaattgcaAGACTTCCTGGAGGGCACCTACGTGAATATTTGAGAGTAAACTTGCTTCCATATCTCGAGGCCGTAGAGAGTCTTACGAATGATTAAGACATGGAATGCTCATGCCTAGTACCATAACATGAGGGTGAGTTTTCTAGGTTTGTAGCTTCTGCTGTATATCTTAACTTGTTCCCGTTCTCCCTCTGTCGAGTCTCGGCACTTTCGGCGAATAATTGCGAGAATGCGACAGCTGAGTTGAGTGCTTTGGGAGGTCCGCTTGCAACCATTTTGTGGCCTTCTTCTAGAGAGACCCCTAAATTTTGGCTTCGTGTGCCTTTTACAATTCACACTGGATCTGTAGCCATTTTGCGGTGGAATATTAGGGTCTCCAAGCGACAACCTATTCTGAGCAAAGTGTCGCTTCATTCATTATCTCCATTCTGAGTCGCCAAGAATTTCAAGGTCATTATTCCATGCCCAACAAATGTTCTGGCTGCAATCACTTGTAGGCTCGAAATCGTAGAGGAATGATTGCGCATCAAGGAGATGCGTTGCCCGCACTTGCATATCAGCTCATACCGAGATATACTCTGGAACTTCGCATAAAGGAATTCGCATTGCCAAACATAGCAGAGAGAGGAATTCCGGCGCAAGTTGTGGCACACCTTCTAACGACTACCAATGGAGAGTTTTATCGCTTCAACCATAACGCTCACAGCCCTCGCTGGTAATGTGCCACAGCTAGCTCGATCGAGATCGATGAATTTGAGGTAGGTAGTTTCTGCTTGGGAAGAAGCTGTGGCCGTATGCCGTTTGACATATTGTTGATTAAGTTGTCTCTGAAGGtaagatttgataattgtaTCTCGCACTGTAATTGATCGGGGTTCGCAATGAAAGGGAAACACGACGAGAGGGATTTATCTCATAAGAGAAGCTACGAATGAAATGCATAAGGGGTCTTGACGAACTTTGAAACCGAGAGGAACTCGGGGAGCAAAGGGATGCTTATTAGCATCAAACATCGTTCAAATAGAGATCGTTTTGAAATATAGCATTCAATCTATCATTCCAGCCGGAGTTAGGATTCACAGCACCGACATTGATTACTAAGCGATAACTCCAACATCCCAACAATGCTATCATCGTGCACAACAACCAAAAAGTCATCGAGACAATCATGGCCAGCCAACAACCTACAAATGCCTTGGGAATTTCTCCTCCACTAATAAACTCAGCCAATCCTGTAAGTATATCTCCCTGCCACTGAGTTTCATCTCCGTAACAGAACGCCGGGGTTTTCTGTTCTATCTTGAATGAATGGCACTGTGACAACAGTGTTACTGATAGCGGCTTCGTGCTCTTTCTAAAGATACAAGTTGGATGTGCTTCGCAAGTGGGAAGCAATAATCTTATAAGGGTGCCATAAAGTTCTAGGAGCTCATTGTTATCACTAGTGGGCAACAAGTAAATCCGACCTCCTCGTCCTCTACAGCTGCCCTCATACCGGTGCAGTTACTGTCAGAACTTCGCTTTTAAATCCGTTTCCACACAACTCGGAATTACACCAATATACATTCTTTGATCCTAAATCCAATTCCACCAGCGCCACAATTTTCGAGGGCCGAAGTAAGGTCATTCCAGGCGAGACAAATAGCCTAAACACACTCGGTTATTCTCCTACATCCTTAGACTCATACTTGGAAATTCTGCTTGAGCTCGCGCAAGATGAGAACCTTCAACAACTTACTTCTAAACCATGGATAGTTTCCGTTACCGGCTCGGCTGAAGAGGTTGGTGAATGCTATGAGCATATTTTGCGGCAACATGGAAAAGCCAATTTGAATCTTATGATGGAAATCAACCTTTCATGCCCTAACATTGTGGGAAAGCCCCCTCCTGCATATGATGGAGAAGCAATGGCTTCGTACATAAAAGTcataaaaagaatgaaaacaGGGACAACCAACAGAATTCATGTGGGCATCAAGACTCCGCCGTACACGTATTCCGAGCAATTTAAGAACTTGGTTTCAGCGCTGGAATTCGGAGCCTTACCTTCTGGTGAAAATGCCATATCGTTTATCACCACAACCAATACTCTCGGTTCATGTTTGATCGTAGATGACCTGGGTAATCCTGCGCTAGGTTCTTCAAACGGTGAAGGTATTGGCGGAATGGCTGGCGATGCATTACATCCCATTGCATTAGGAAATGTCAAAACAATCCGGAGAATGCTAGATACATCACCCTTGGAACACATGAGGAATATAGAGATTATTGGCGTTGGAGGTGTGAAAGACAGCGCGGGATTCAGCAGGATGCGTAAAGTCGGAGCGTCAATAGTGGGGGTGGGGACGGCattgggaagagaaggagtAGATATCTTTGAGCAGATTCTTTCTGGGTTGGCAGAATAACTTTGAATGATAAGAGGGGACTCACATTCAAAGGCAAGTATTCTCTACCATCAAAATAAACATTGCCGCCATCTACGATACCTCAAATGGATCGTCCAAGACTAGCAGATTTTCTAGGCATTCATGAGTTCTACCTTGTTGCTCTCGTGCCCGTGAGGTGCTCCATGTATCATTCTCGCTGAGACGACAAGAAAATTTTGGAAGTAAAGATTATAGTTTCTCATTGAATGGCttaaaaaaatgattatGGTAAATATGGCATGTAGCTTTCAAAGCACTTTTCCGTTTCCTTTTCTTATCTTAAAGATCAATGTAGGCATGCTATAGTGACGCTCAAACACGGAACTCATCCCACCAcctatcttcatcttttaaTTGGCCATTCTCATCAAACTCAACTCCCTCACTCTTCAACAGTCCCAacttttcattttgattaatacCAGACGGGGCATTCTGCGCTTCGCCCTTGAATCCCCCGATTGCCTATCGTTGATCAACTCATCAGCCCCGTGAAAAACTCATGATCAGATTGAATAGACTAGTAAAGAGTTCTTACCCCATCAGCACAGATAATTCGATGACATGGGACCTGCGGAGCATAAGGATTTCGTTTCAAAGCCCCTCCAACTGCACGGGGGGCGGTCGAGAGAGCTTTGGCAAGAGAGGCATAAGACGAGACTTTTCCTGCAGGAATCTGGAGGAGAAGAGTGTAGACTTTCTGTGGATTCAGAGTTAGAAATATGATCAACAAATTTTGCTGAAACATACTCGTTGGAAATCTGTGATACCTGTCATAGTGAGATTACTTGAATCGGATAGAGAGCTCGTTTTCGCCATTGCTGCACAGACAAGCTTATGAGTTCCGGTATTCGATGTGACAAATTCTTGACTTTTGAATTGGATTTGTGATTCTCAAAAATATGAATCTT is from Botrytis cinerea B05.10 chromosome 16, complete sequence and encodes:
- the Bcura1 gene encoding Bcura1 — protein: MASQQPTNALGISPPLINSANPWATSKSDLLVLYSCPHTGAVTVRTSLLNPFPHNSELHQYTFFDPKSNSTSATIFEGRSKVIPGETNSLNTLGYSPTSLDSYLEILLELAQDENLQQLTSKPWIVSVTGSAEEVGECYEHILRQHGKANLNLMMEINLSCPNIVGKPPPAYDGEAMASYIKVIKRMKTGTTNRIHVGIKTPPYTYSEQFKNLVSALEFGALPSGENAISFITTTNTLGSCLIVDDLGNPALGSSNGEGIGGMAGDALHPIALGNVKTIRRMLDTSPLEHMRNIEIIGVGGVKDSAGFSRMRKVGASIVGVGTALGREGVDIFEQILSGLAE